One genomic window of Brachionichthys hirsutus isolate HB-005 chromosome 22, CSIRO-AGI_Bhir_v1, whole genome shotgun sequence includes the following:
- the LOC137911134 gene encoding gastrula zinc finger protein XlCGF26.1-like: MAAPQRKAFQRRLEWTKMWREGEGAAAVATERPEAPQEPPLKSVPLKVVQIPIKTASVTKNSPKDGQKPHTQRVTLHQWVSQIATNSISLPALPPLPPARPGSGDDLKPSIRKKKQIRPPPDRFTCGVCDKSFPYQSKLTDHERIHTGEKPFVCTACNKSFRTQAFLNNHLKTHSTVRPYACGQCGKCFTKLQTLTKHILAHSGQKPFYCGVCNKGFTQSTYFKRHMECHTSQMTFPCKHCSKSFPTAFKLSNHERWHTRDRPHMCERCGKRFLVPSLLKRHMGYHIGDRQYLCSQCGKTFVYLSDLKRHQQDHVPKAKIPCPVCQKKFSSKYCLRVHLRIHTRERPYRCSICEKSFTQVGNLKVHIRLHTNERPYSCDVCGKTYKLASHLNVHKRTHACKKPWTCDTCGKGFSVPGLLKKHEQLHARDADPDFTGKRRHRGKHKKHALKRKYEDEEEGSDDY; the protein is encoded by the exons ATGGCGGCGCCGCAAAGGAAAGCGTTCCAACGGCGACTCGAGTGGACAAAGATGTGGC gagaaggagaaggagcggCGGCCGTGGCGACGGAGAGGCCAGAAGCGCCGCAGGAGCCGCCCTTGAAATCAGTCCCGCTCAAGGTCGTCCAGATTCCCATCAAAACGGCTTCCGTCACGAAGAACTCGCCGAAAGACGGGCAGAAGCCCCACACGCAGCGAGTGACCTTGCATCAGTGGGTGTCGCAGATCGCCACGAACTCGATCTCGCTGCCGGCGCTGCCGCCGCTCCCCCCGGCCAGGCCCGGCTCGGGAGACGACCTGAAGCCCAGCatcaggaagaagaagcagatcCGACCCCCGCCCGACAGGTTCACCTGCGGCGTGTGCGACAAGAGCTTCCCTTACCAGTCCAAGCTGACCGACCACGAGCGCATCCACACCGGCGAGAAGCCGTTCGTCTGCACGGCGTGCAACAAGAGCTTCCGGACGCAGGCGTTCCTCAACaaccacctgaagacccacagCACGGTCCGGCCGTACGCCTGCGGCCAGTGCGGCAAGTGCTTCACCAAGCTGCAGACCCTGACCAAGCACATCCTGGCCCACAGCGGCCAGAAGCCGTTCTACTGCGGCGTCTGCAACAAAGGCTTCACGCAGTCCACCTACTTCAAGCGGCACATGGAGTGCCACACCAGCCAGATGACGTTCCCGTGCAAGCACTGCAGCAAGAGCTTCCCGACGGCCTTCAAGCTGTCCAACCACGAGCGCTGGCACACCAGGGACCGCCCCCACATGTGCGAGCGCTGCGGCAAGCGGTTCCTCGTGCCCAGCCTGCTGAAGCGACACATGGGCTACCACATCGGGGACCGGCAGTACCTCTGCTCGCAGTGCGGCAAGACCTTCGTCTATTTGTCCGACCTGAAGAGGCACCAGCAGGACCACGTGCCCAAAGCCAAGATCCCCTGCCCCGTGTGCCAAAAGAAGTTCTCCAGCAAGTACTGCCTGCGGGTCCACCTGAGGATCCACACCCGGGAGAGGCCCTACAGGTGCTCCATCTGCGAGAAGAGCTTCACCCAGGTGGGGAACCTGAAGGTCCACATCAGGCTGCACACCAACGAGCGGCCGTACAGCTGCGACGTGTGCGGGAAGACCTACAAGCTGGCGTCCCACCTGAACGTCCACAAGCGGACGCACGCGTGCAAGAAGCCGTGGACGTGCGACACGTGCGGGAAGGGCTTCTCCGTCCCGGGCCTCCTGAAGAAGCACGAGCAGCTGCACGCGAGGGACGCCGACCCCGACTTCACCGGCAAACGGAGGCACAGGGGCAAGCACAAGAAGCACGCCCTCAAGAGGAAGTacgaggacgaagaggagggcAGCGACGATTATTAA
- the ints13 gene encoding integrator complex subunit 13 has protein sequence MDPNTLLKTKMFAASHKTVFVVDHCPYMAESSRQQVECDVLTKSRAQGVIPLAPVSKSLWTCAVECSMEYCRILYDIYPRDKLVNYIVSDSEFHILNSWRREEQSTHELMSALAAVGPPNPGEDPECCSIVHGLVTAVESLCKITELQHERRTALMDTADRVANRGRIICLTNAKSDTHVRMLEDCVQDAILEQNRLAAASDRLMAIQQCDLVLVHIYPQGEDALVSDRPKKEIFPLLTSEVHSVRTGRHLASKLNILVQQHFDLASTTITNIPMKPTLNVCEQEEQHANTSANYDVELLHHRDAHLEFFKSGDLHMAGSSTRENGLKETITLKWCTPRTHSIELHYCTGAYRISPTDVNSRPSSCLTNFLLNGRSVLLEQPRKSGSKVISHMLSSHGGEIFLHVLNCNRSTLEDPPSISEGCGGRVTDYRITDFGEFMRENRLTPVPESSHDPSGKLPAERAKAQLERHTRYWPMIISQTTIFNMQAVVPLANLIVKETLSDEDVLTCQKTVYNLVDMERKNDPLPISTVGSRGKGPKRDEQYRIMWNELETLVKTHAGDTDRHQRVLDCIVACRSKPPEEEERKKRGRKREEREDRAEKSGGKDTDDKSWQESERLKVLLEKEDPETEVIKDSPDSPEPANKKPRLSMDGVQFPEKAKGPVSLLAMWTNRINVANSRKHQEFAGRANSKFELYQQLKEENGMDVHENGKSSR, from the exons ATGG ATCCGAACACACTTCTCAAAACGAAGATGTTCGCGGCGTCCCACAAGACGGTCTTCGTGGTCGACCACTGTCCCTACATGGCGGAGTCAAGTCGTCAGCAGGTGGAGTGTGACGTGCTGACCAAGAGCCGAGCGCAGGGGGTGATTCCCTTGGCCCCCGTCTCCAAGTCGCTGTGGACCTGCGCTGTGGAGTGCTCCATGGAGTACTGCCGAATCCTCTACGATATCTACCCGAGGGACAAACTG GTTAATTACATTGTCAGTGATTCAGAGTTCCACATCTTGAACAGCTGGAGGCGGGAAGAGCAGAGCACGCATGAG CTCATGTCAGCTCTGGCAGCCGTTGGACCACCCAACCCGGGGGAGGACCCCGAGTGCTGCAGCATCGTGCACGGACTGGTCACTGCGGTGGAGTCGTTATGCAAGATCACGGAGTTGCAGCACGAGAGGCGCACGGCTCTGATGGACACGGCCGACAGAGTGGCCAACAGGGGGCGCATTATCTGCCTCACCAATGCTAAAAG tGACACTCATGTCCGCATGTTGGAGGACTGCGTCCAGGACGCCATCCTGGAACAAAACCGTCTGGCCGCGGCCTCGGACAG GCTGATGGCCATCCAGCAGTGTGACCTGGTTTTAGTTCACATCTATCCGCAGGGCGAGGACGCTTTGGTGTCCGACCGACCGAAAAAGGAG ATCTTCCCTCTGCTCACCAGCGAGGTCCACAGCGTCCGTACGGGGCGACACCTGGCCTCCAAACTCAACATCCTGgtccagcagcactttgactTGGCCTCCACCACCATAACGAACATCCCGATGAAG CCCACATTAAATGTTTGCGAACAG GAAGAGCAGCACGCCAACACGTCGGCCAACTACGACGTGGAACTCCTGCATCACCGAGATGCTCACCTGGAGTTCTTCAAAAGCG GCGATTTGCACATGGCCGGAAGCAGCACTCGAGAAAATGGACTCAAAGAGACAATCACGCTGAAATGGTGCACGCCGCGAACCCACAGCATAG AGCTGCATTACTGCACCGGAGCCTATCGCATCTCCCCCACAGACGTAAACAGCCGGCCCTCCTCCTGTCTGACCAACTTCCTCCTCAACG gtcggtcggtgctgctggagcagccGAGGAAGTCGGGGTCGAAGGTCATCAGCCACATGCTCAGCAGCCACGGCGGGGAGATCTTCCTCCACGTGCTCAACTGCAACCGCTCCACCCTGGAGGACCCGCCCTCCATCAGCGAGGGCTGCGGCGGCCGAGTGACGGACTACCGCATCACC GACTTTGGGGAATTCATGAGAGAGAACCGGCTCACGCCGGTGCCGGAGTCTTCCCACGACCCCTCGGGGAAGCTGCCGGCCGAGAGAGCCAAGGCTCAACTGGAGCGCCACACGCGCTACTGGCCGATGATCATCTCCCAGACCACCATCTTCAACATGCAGGCG GTGGTTCCGTTAGCGAACCTCATAGTGAAGGAGACTTTGTCCGACGAGGACGTCCTGACCTGCCAGAAGACGGTTTACAACCTGGTGGACATGGAGAGGAAGAACGACCCGCTCCCCATTTCCACCGTGGGATCCAGAGGCAAAGGCCCCAAGAG GGATGAGCAGTACCGCATCATGTGGAACGAGCTGGAGACGCTGGTGAAGACTCACGCCGGAGACACGGACAGACACCAGCGCGTGCTGGACTGCATCGTCGCCTGCCGCAGCAAACctcccgaggaggaggagaggaagaagagagggaggaagagagaggagagggaggacaggGCGGAGAAAAGCGGCGGCAAAGACACGGACGACAAAAGCTGGCAGGAATCGGAGAG ACTAAAGGTTTTGCTGGAGAAAGAAGACCCGGAGACGGAAGTGATCAAGGATTCGCCGGACTCTCCGGAGCCGGCCAACAAGAAGCCGCGTCTGTCCATGGACGGCGTTCAGTTTCCAGAGAAAGCCAAAG GGCCCGTATCGCTCCTCGCCATGTGGACCAATCGCATCAACGTGGCCAACTCCAGGAAGCACCAGGAGTTCGCAGGAAGGGCGAACAGCAAGTTCGAGCTGTACCAGCAGCTGAAAGAGGAGAACGG AATGGATGTTCATGAAAATGGGAAGAGCTCCAGATGA